A section of the Blastocatellia bacterium genome encodes:
- a CDS encoding TIGR03618 family F420-dependent PPOX class oxidoreductase produces MSKRKQIEMTDAEVAAFLNERHTMSVATNGRDGCPHLVAMWYGFLDGKPAFWTYGKSQKVRNLERDDRITLMVEDGTTYATLRGVMITGRATVYRDAETVMKVGESVYGRYNGPLTDETRPLVAHMGRKRVAVCIEVERVVSWDHRKLDGY; encoded by the coding sequence ATGTCAAAGCGCAAACAGATTGAGATGACCGATGCGGAAGTCGCCGCGTTCCTCAACGAGCGCCACACGATGAGTGTGGCGACAAATGGCCGCGACGGCTGCCCGCATCTGGTGGCGATGTGGTACGGCTTCCTCGACGGCAAGCCGGCTTTCTGGACGTACGGGAAGTCGCAGAAGGTGCGCAATCTCGAACGCGACGACCGCATCACGCTGATGGTCGAAGACGGCACGACCTACGCCACCTTGCGCGGCGTGATGATTACGGGCCGCGCCACGGTCTATCGCGATGCCGAGACAGTGATGAAAGTCGGCGAAAGTGTCTACGGGCGCTACAACGGCCCGCTCACCGACGAGACGCGCCCGCTGGTCGCGCACATGGGCCGCAAGCGCGTCGCCGTGTGTATCGAAGTCGAGCGCGTCGTGTCGTGGGATCATCGCAAGCTCGATGGCTACTGA
- a CDS encoding glycoside hydrolase family 3 N-terminal domain-containing protein, translating to MRLIRNLRAHMALTVALLMTMALGLSLAHDAPSQEKQPDYKNPRLSVEQRVADLLKRMTIEEKVAQTQALWKMKSLIMDDRGNFSPEKARNVLKNGMGQITRPSEKKGPREMAEFTNAIQKWVIENTRLGIPVMFHEECLHGHAAPKGTSYPQPIALASSWDTDLVERIFAATAAEVRARGGQQALTPVLDLAREPRWGRSEETYGEDPYLVSRIGVACINGFQGRGPGIDKAHIFATAKHFAAHGQPEGGTNIGPANYSERVLRDAFLVPFEAAITEAHAMSVMASYNEIDGVPSHANHWLLDDVLRKEWGFQGFIVSDYFAVAELEARHHVAASKEEAAKQALEAGVDLELPDIDVYGMLVKELKAGHISEATLDRTVARTLRAKFLAGLFDDPYTDPAYAEQITNNAEHQKLALEAAHKSIILLKNQNSLLPLDRNRIKTIAVIGPNAEKLHLGGYSDDPGRGTSVLQGIKDKVGNATKVTFAEGCRITESEADWNADKVVPADPALNAKRIADAVPVARAADVVVLVLGENESTAREAWAENHLGDRDSLQLLGQQDDLVKAVLATGKPVVVLLMGGRPLAVTYIAEQVPAILQGWYLGQEGGTAVADVLFGDVNPGGKLPVSVARSVGQLPIYYYQKPTARRGYLFADKTPLFPFGYGLSYTTFKYGEPKLAAPHIAAGGQTTVSVEVTNTGKVAGDEIVEMYIHDQVSSVTRPVKELRGFERIRLQPGETKTVTFAITPDKLWFWGRDMKRVVEPGRFDVMVGPSSATLKTTVLEVTAK from the coding sequence ATGAGACTGATTAGGAACCTTCGCGCTCACATGGCGCTGACTGTCGCATTGTTGATGACGATGGCGCTCGGGCTGTCGCTGGCTCACGACGCGCCGTCGCAAGAGAAGCAGCCGGATTATAAGAACCCGCGCCTGTCGGTCGAGCAGCGCGTCGCCGACCTGCTCAAGCGCATGACGATTGAAGAGAAGGTCGCGCAGACCCAGGCGCTCTGGAAAATGAAATCGCTCATCATGGACGACCGCGGCAATTTCTCGCCCGAAAAGGCCAGAAATGTGCTGAAAAACGGCATGGGGCAGATCACTCGACCGAGCGAGAAGAAAGGCCCGCGCGAGATGGCCGAGTTCACCAATGCCATTCAGAAGTGGGTGATCGAGAACACGCGGCTCGGCATCCCCGTGATGTTTCACGAAGAATGCCTGCACGGCCACGCCGCGCCGAAAGGCACCAGCTATCCGCAGCCCATCGCCCTGGCCAGCTCGTGGGATACGGATCTGGTCGAGCGCATCTTTGCGGCGACGGCTGCCGAAGTGCGGGCGCGCGGCGGCCAGCAAGCCTTGACGCCTGTGCTTGACCTGGCGCGCGAGCCGCGCTGGGGCCGCAGCGAAGAGACCTACGGCGAAGACCCTTACCTGGTGTCGCGCATCGGCGTCGCCTGCATCAACGGCTTTCAAGGCCGCGGGCCGGGCATTGATAAGGCGCACATCTTTGCCACCGCGAAACATTTTGCGGCGCACGGCCAGCCCGAAGGCGGCACCAACATCGGCCCGGCCAATTATTCCGAGCGCGTCTTGCGCGACGCTTTTCTCGTCCCCTTTGAAGCCGCCATCACCGAAGCCCATGCCATGAGCGTGATGGCTTCTTATAACGAGATTGACGGCGTGCCGTCGCACGCCAATCACTGGCTGCTGGACGACGTGCTGAGAAAAGAGTGGGGCTTTCAAGGCTTCATCGTGTCGGATTATTTCGCGGTCGCCGAGCTTGAGGCTCGCCACCACGTCGCCGCCAGCAAAGAAGAAGCGGCGAAGCAGGCGCTCGAAGCCGGCGTTGACCTGGAACTGCCCGACATCGATGTTTACGGCATGCTGGTGAAAGAGCTGAAGGCCGGGCACATCTCTGAAGCGACGCTCGACCGCACGGTAGCGCGAACCTTGCGCGCCAAGTTTCTCGCCGGCCTCTTCGATGACCCGTACACAGATCCGGCTTATGCCGAGCAGATCACCAACAACGCCGAGCACCAGAAACTGGCTCTGGAAGCCGCTCACAAGTCAATCATCCTGCTGAAGAATCAGAACAGCCTGCTGCCGCTCGACCGCAACCGGATCAAGACGATTGCCGTCATCGGCCCAAACGCCGAGAAGCTGCACCTCGGCGGCTACAGCGATGATCCGGGGCGCGGCACCAGCGTCCTGCAAGGCATCAAGGACAAGGTCGGCAACGCTACCAAAGTGACCTTTGCCGAAGGCTGCCGCATCACCGAGAGCGAAGCCGACTGGAACGCCGACAAGGTCGTGCCCGCCGACCCCGCGTTGAATGCCAAACGCATTGCCGATGCCGTGCCGGTGGCGCGCGCCGCCGATGTCGTCGTGCTGGTGCTGGGCGAGAACGAATCAACGGCCAGAGAAGCATGGGCCGAGAATCATCTGGGCGACCGCGACAGCCTACAGTTGCTCGGCCAGCAGGACGATCTGGTGAAAGCGGTTCTGGCGACGGGCAAGCCGGTCGTCGTCTTGCTGATGGGCGGGCGACCGCTGGCCGTGACTTACATCGCCGAGCAGGTGCCGGCGATTCTGCAAGGCTGGTATCTCGGCCAGGAAGGCGGCACGGCGGTGGCCGATGTGCTGTTTGGCGATGTCAATCCGGGCGGCAAGCTGCCGGTGTCTGTGGCGCGCTCGGTCGGACAACTGCCGATCTACTATTACCAGAAGCCGACGGCGCGGCGTGGCTACCTCTTCGCCGACAAGACGCCGCTCTTCCCGTTCGGCTATGGCCTGAGCTACACGACATTCAAGTACGGAGAGCCGAAGCTGGCCGCGCCGCACATCGCGGCGGGCGGGCAGACGACCGTGAGCGTCGAGGTCACCAACACCGGCAAGGTTGCCGGCGACGAGATCGTTGAGATGTACATTCACGATCAGGTCAGCTCGGTGACGCGGCCCGTGAAAGAGCTGCGCGGCTTCGAGCGCATCCGCTTGCAGCCGGGCGAGACCAAGACGGTGACGTTTGCCATCACGCCCGACAAGCTGTGGTTCTGGGGCCGCGACATGAAGCGCGTCGTCGAGCCCGGGCGGTTCGATGTGATGGTCGGCCCAAGCTCTGCGACGTTAAAGACGACCGTGCTGGAAGTCACCGCAAAGTGA
- a CDS encoding glycosyltransferase → MKKPHLWLSVLGLWLLAVVLGQRALLALLFEPLSIPGFISLVFFLAWINFAWLYGIYQLAATVFAAITPRLNPRHARPAPHESDIAVLYTTMNDFSEAAARSCVNLSYPQFHVFLLDDSTEPQERSRVDEFHRRFPHLTTVMRRPNLHGFKAGNLNHALELIADRYEFFVVCDADGVLPADFLGRAIAYFTNEQVGFVQARQRVVRSDRNTAFANELAASVEIYWQRIVPATQHFGFVIFHGHGGMIRTSVWQKVGGFPTVVAEDLAFSTRARQEGYVGLLADDLVCEEEFPSSYEAFARRQLKYTRGALEHLAKDMPAFLLSARITWVEKLDRLLASLAMVSAFPFFLFLMNFTLVLPFIFSAPSSRLGGPFARLMSVWGLLRIDTDQVPILTWPFIVMTVIALFGPLAPAACHLWKRPAELARYIATSIAIHLSLILSQFWEMLLLATTGRNAFPVTGDRAASQPSREERRAADRFRQNAPGLLGLAILFMAAIVSANVGVLPVCFALAAGVAINQWGWEHSLARITVLLPLTIIILLIIFATDTAIAASGSSIIAALSGF, encoded by the coding sequence ATGAAAAAACCGCATCTCTGGTTGAGCGTTCTTGGACTCTGGCTGCTGGCGGTGGTACTCGGACAGCGCGCTTTGCTGGCCTTGTTATTTGAGCCTCTCTCAATTCCCGGATTCATCTCGCTCGTCTTCTTTCTGGCGTGGATTAACTTCGCCTGGCTTTACGGCATCTATCAACTCGCGGCCACGGTCTTTGCGGCGATCACGCCGCGCCTCAACCCTCGCCACGCGCGGCCTGCACCGCATGAGTCCGACATCGCCGTTCTCTACACCACGATGAACGACTTTTCGGAAGCCGCCGCCCGCTCCTGCGTCAACCTGAGTTACCCGCAGTTTCATGTTTTCTTGTTAGACGATAGCACGGAGCCGCAAGAAAGGTCGCGAGTCGACGAATTTCATCGCCGCTTTCCGCACCTCACCACCGTGATGCGCAGGCCGAATCTTCACGGGTTCAAGGCCGGAAATCTAAACCACGCGCTCGAACTCATCGCCGACCGGTATGAATTCTTTGTCGTCTGTGATGCGGATGGCGTCTTGCCTGCCGATTTTCTCGGCCGCGCCATCGCCTATTTCACCAATGAGCAGGTGGGCTTCGTGCAAGCCCGGCAGCGGGTCGTTAGGTCAGACCGCAACACGGCGTTCGCAAATGAACTGGCCGCTAGCGTCGAGATTTATTGGCAGCGCATCGTTCCCGCGACGCAGCATTTCGGCTTCGTCATCTTTCATGGACATGGAGGAATGATTCGGACAAGCGTCTGGCAGAAGGTGGGCGGCTTCCCGACCGTCGTGGCCGAAGACCTGGCCTTCTCGACGCGCGCTCGCCAGGAAGGCTATGTCGGCCTACTCGCCGACGATCTGGTTTGCGAGGAGGAGTTCCCATCCTCCTACGAGGCGTTTGCAAGGCGCCAGCTCAAGTACACGCGCGGGGCGCTCGAACACCTGGCCAAAGACATGCCTGCCTTTCTGCTCTCTGCAAGAATCACCTGGGTTGAAAAACTGGATCGACTGCTGGCCAGTCTGGCGATGGTGTCGGCGTTTCCCTTCTTCCTCTTCCTGATGAACTTCACGCTGGTGCTTCCCTTCATCTTTTCGGCGCCCTCCAGCCGGCTCGGCGGACCATTCGCGCGTCTCATGTCGGTTTGGGGGCTGCTCAGGATCGACACGGATCAGGTGCCGATCCTCACCTGGCCCTTTATCGTCATGACCGTTATCGCCCTCTTCGGGCCGCTCGCCCCGGCAGCCTGCCATCTCTGGAAGCGCCCGGCGGAACTCGCTCGGTACATCGCCACTTCCATAGCGATTCACCTATCGCTCATCCTGAGCCAGTTCTGGGAGATGCTCTTGCTGGCGACGACCGGCAGAAACGCCTTTCCTGTCACCGGAGATCGAGCCGCCAGTCAGCCAAGCCGTGAAGAGCGGCGCGCCGCTGACCGCTTCAGGCAGAATGCGCCGGGGTTATTAGGCCTGGCGATTCTGTTTATGGCAGCCATCGTTTCAGCCAACGTCGGAGTGCTGCCGGTCTGTTTCGCTCTGGCTGCGGGGGTGGCGATCAATCAATGGGGATGGGAGCATTCGCTGGCGCGCATAACCGTGCTCCTGCCGCTGACCATTATCATTCTGCTAATCATCTTTGCGACGGATACGGCCATCGCCGCCTCCGGCTCATCCATTATCGCGGCGCTCTCCGGCTTTTAG
- a CDS encoding nuclear transport factor 2 family protein, translated as MPARSPHEMHDLFSKHFLAKDADAILALYEPDAAFMPQPGLIVNGHAAIREALGGFLALNAEFSMQPGNIIEAGDLALIISKWTLKGTDPTGAAVDLAGQTADVARRQADGSWLFVIDNPYGM; from the coding sequence ATGCCAGCGCGTAGCCCGCATGAGATGCACGATCTGTTCAGCAAACATTTTCTCGCCAAAGACGCCGACGCCATCCTGGCGCTCTACGAGCCCGACGCCGCCTTTATGCCGCAGCCCGGCCTGATCGTCAACGGCCACGCCGCGATCCGCGAAGCCCTTGGCGGCTTTCTGGCGCTCAATGCCGAATTCAGTATGCAGCCCGGAAACATCATCGAGGCCGGCGACCTTGCGCTGATCATCTCGAAGTGGACCTTGAAAGGCACAGACCCCACCGGCGCGGCGGTTGATCTGGCGGGGCAGACGGCAGATGTCGCGCGCCGCCAGGCCGACGGCTCCTGGCTGTTCGTCATCGATAACCCTTACGGCATGTAA
- a CDS encoding thioredoxin family protein, with product MSKCKWFLFVLLMACAVGRGQEQGSTIKWTDATRDVYVAGQVDRAIQVFYSETPKRMALVVPSLDRVIELDLDINMVGTVPKSAWQVAADRTTATSDARAVADIAGPLTAVDDTTYTFDLNGKAYLVMRHKGLVGNLSEANIWDDVPIWRTLMNKYQPDAPSVAALKQNKPDTTVIIAAGTWCGDSKHYVPQLLRALHEAHNKHIKIKLVGIANKFVEPAEFVKQNDIKKVPTVIVERDGHEIGRIIETPSAKTMEEDLAAILARKPYVRKDP from the coding sequence ATGTCGAAGTGCAAATGGTTTCTATTCGTCTTGCTGATGGCCTGCGCGGTGGGGCGCGGGCAGGAGCAGGGCTCGACGATCAAGTGGACCGATGCGACGCGCGACGTTTACGTCGCCGGTCAGGTGGATCGGGCGATTCAAGTCTTTTATTCGGAAACTCCCAAACGCATGGCGCTGGTGGTGCCAAGCCTCGACCGCGTCATCGAGCTTGATCTGGATATCAATATGGTCGGCACGGTGCCGAAATCCGCATGGCAGGTTGCCGCCGACCGCACCACGGCGACTTCCGACGCGCGCGCCGTGGCCGACATCGCCGGCCCGCTCACCGCTGTCGATGACACCACCTACACCTTCGACTTGAACGGCAAAGCCTATCTGGTCATGCGGCATAAAGGGCTGGTGGGCAATCTGAGCGAAGCCAATATCTGGGACGACGTGCCGATCTGGCGGACCTTGATGAACAAGTATCAGCCCGACGCGCCGTCGGTGGCGGCGCTCAAGCAGAACAAGCCGGACACCACCGTCATCATCGCCGCCGGCACTTGGTGCGGCGACAGCAAACATTATGTGCCGCAGTTGCTGCGGGCGCTGCACGAAGCCCATAACAAGCACATCAAGATCAAGCTGGTCGGCATCGCCAACAAGTTTGTCGAGCCCGCTGAGTTCGTCAAGCAGAACGACATCAAGAAAGTTCCGACCGTGATCGTCGAGCGCGATGGCCACGAGATCGGGCGCATCATCGAAACCCCCTCCGCCAAGACGATGGAGGAAGACCTGGCAGCTATCCTCGCGCGCAAGCCGTATGTGCGCAAAGACCCGTAA
- a CDS encoding YwiC-like family protein: MDIIKPELILNAALAPPARPTPKRKIRSALRLPREHGAWAMLYVPLVAGALVAASFNLRVVWLFFSTTFLFIARESLLAWWRGRRRGQPQPQAFKSLVIYALLAGTSGAPLILVYKLYWLIPMAAATAGLLFYNAEQATRREDRTIAGEVMAILGLTLTAPSTYYVACGAWDAAALWLWALCALYFTSSVFYVKLRVHWLNRRKQEQRRQSWWRCALYHTALLAGLVIAGVTSNLSLLVLLAFAPVLGRSFWHLAKPTERINLKRVGMTEIVYSLVFLVFITLTLRPL; encoded by the coding sequence ATGGACATCATAAAACCTGAATTAATCTTGAACGCGGCCCTAGCGCCGCCGGCGCGTCCGACGCCGAAGCGAAAGATTCGCTCGGCGCTGCGACTGCCGAGAGAGCATGGCGCGTGGGCTATGCTCTATGTGCCGCTGGTCGCGGGGGCGCTGGTCGCGGCGAGCTTCAACCTGCGCGTCGTCTGGTTATTCTTCTCGACGACGTTTCTGTTCATCGCCCGCGAATCGCTGCTCGCGTGGTGGCGCGGGCGGCGCCGCGGCCAGCCGCAGCCGCAGGCCTTCAAAAGCCTGGTGATTTACGCGCTGCTCGCAGGGACGAGCGGTGCGCCGCTCATCCTGGTCTACAAGCTCTACTGGCTGATCCCGATGGCAGCGGCGACCGCCGGGCTGCTCTTTTATAATGCCGAACAGGCGACGCGCCGCGAAGACCGCACGATTGCTGGCGAGGTCATGGCGATCCTCGGACTGACGCTGACCGCGCCGTCAACCTATTATGTGGCGTGCGGCGCGTGGGACGCGGCGGCGCTGTGGCTGTGGGCGCTGTGCGCGCTCTATTTCACGAGCAGCGTCTTTTATGTCAAGCTGCGCGTCCACTGGCTGAACCGGCGCAAGCAAGAGCAGCGGCGGCAGTCGTGGTGGCGCTGTGCGCTCTATCACACGGCACTGCTGGCGGGGCTGGTGATCGCAGGCGTTACCAGCAATCTCAGCCTGCTCGTGCTGCTGGCCTTTGCGCCGGTGCTGGGCCGTTCGTTCTGGCACCTGGCGAAGCCTACGGAGCGGATCAACCTCAAGCGCGTCGGCATGACCGAGATCGTCTACTCGCTGGTCTTTCTGGTCTTCATCACCCTGACCTTGCGACCGTTGTAA